Below is a window of Pseudomonas sp. B21-040 DNA.
CTCCAGGTACTCGATCTTCTTTTCGTCGTGCCCCTCCTGATAGTGCTTCGTCATCTTCTCGTCCGCATGCCCCATCAGCGCCTGGATGTACTCCTGTGCATGGCTGATCCCTCGGTGTGGGGTTGCGTGTATTCGTCAGCACTCGGCCCGTCTGCTGGTTGCCGTTGGGCGCAGGGGAGAGTGCTGACGGATAAACGCTGGGCAAAAGAAAGGCCCGTGGACGTTCGGGCCTTTCACAGATGCAGTGATCGTTTGGTTATGGTCTATTTCATGATGGTCATCCTCCTATCGCTCGCTCACTGGGCAGGCAGTGGCCACCAATTGAATGGGTAATGCAGGGGGCCGCGTTGCGCGGTGCAGAAGTCTTCCGCATCGGGAGCCAATCTCCGGGGCAAACCGGGTGTCAGGACAAGCCACCGAAGGGCGGCCCGCTACCCGCCATGTCGCGACACTTTTAGGGGTATCGCAAAACGTGTCGCGACACACCATGTCGTCACGCGAAATCGCCGAGCTGACCGGCAGCACGCATGACAATGTTCTAAAAACGGTCCGGGCACTTGCTGCAAAGGGTGTCGTTTCTTCAAACGACACCCCCTATGTCCATCCTCAGAACGGCCAGGTCTATCGCGAGTTCCTGCTATCTCAACGAGACACCCTCGTAGTGGTGTCGGGCTACAGCGTCGAGCTGCGAGCGCGGATCATTGATCGCTGGCAGGAGCTGGAAGCACAGGTTGGCCATTTCCAGATTCCAGCGACTTACGCCGAAGCATTGCAGGCTGCCGCCGACCAAGCCAAGGACAACCAGTCGCTTCGTTTGGTCATCCTCGATCAGGCGCCGAAGGTCGCGGCTATCAAGCGTCTGGCGGCTGCTGGCGGCGCGATCTGCATCACCGACGCGGCAAAGCATCTGCAAGTCCAACCTTCGAAGCTCTTCGCCTGGATGGAGCGGCACCGCTGGATATTTCGCCGCACCGGTTCTGGTCGCTGGACCGCGTACCAGCCACGAATCACTTCCGGCTACATGGTCCACAAAGTCACCTCCCTGAAGGCAGACCCTGAAACCGGCGCAGAGCGCGCGGCATTCGATCCATTGGTCACCCCGAAAGGCCTTGCCCGTTTGGCTGAATTTAATATCGGAGCCTCGCTGTGAGTGTTCAAGCAATGTCGTGGGCGCTCTCGCTGCCTGTCCAATCCCTGAAAGACTCCAGTGCGCGTCACGTGCTGCTGTGCTTGGCCAACTACGCCGGTTCGAATGGTGCTGGCGCCTTTCCGTCGGCGTCCACCCTGGCTCAAGACACCGGCCTGTCTGAGCGCACCGTGCGTTACAAGCTGGACGATCTGGAGAGGTCGGGGCTGATCCAGAAGGGCAATCAAGCAATCGCCGCCGTGCACATCGACCGTCATGACCGCCGCCCAGTCGTTTACGACCTTCAACTATCGCGGGGTGCAAATCCTGCACCCCGTACAAAACGGGGTGCAGATGACGTAACGGGGTGCAACTCACAACAGAACGGGGTGCAGCCTGGAACAGAACGGGGTGCAGCGGCTGCACCCAATACATCAATTAACCATCAAGGAACCAAACAGCAGCAGCGGCAGCCGATTGTCGATGTGATTGCTGAACAGGATCAGGCGGCCATCGAGGCGCTGGATGATCGCCAACGCTTCGCCATGTTCGCCGCTTGGACTCCGAGCGAGAAGGCGCTCGCCGACCAGCTTGCGATCGCCAGACTCCCCGCTGATGTCATCACTGACCAACTGCTCGAAACGTTCATGGGTTTCTACGTTGCCCGCCCGGCGTCAGTCCATAGCGCTGCTGGTTGGTGCTTCGAACTGGTCAAGTGGGCAAAGCGAGACAAGACCAGAACCGCCGGTGCTGCAGCGCAGACGGATGAGTTCGATGACACCAACACCGAATGGATGAATGGGGGTGCCCAGTGAAAACGGTTTCCACAGTTGCGGCCCAAGCCGTGAACAAGGCTCGCCACGGCGAATTCATTGACGCAACCACCGACGTTTCGGTTCAGTCCCAACGGGATCAGGCGCACGAAACCGGCAAGGTGATCAATCAGCTGTTCCGCCAGCTGCGCTCTATTCGCACTGCATGGCGTCAGGCTTGGCCAGATGCGAAGGCCTACAAGGAATCGAAAGCCACCTGGTTGCAAGCGTTCATCGAAAACGGCATCTGCACCCAGGAGCAGATCGATATTGGCCTGATCCGTTGCCGCGCTGAGCCGTCCGACTTCATCCCGAGCGTCGGCAAGTTCATTCAAGGCTGCGTGCCGACGCCGGAAATGCTCAACCCGCCGTTGCCGAGTGTGGAGACCGCTTACAAACAGGCCCTGCGTAACTGCCATCCAACGATGCATGGCGTTGCGAAGTGGTTTCACCCGGCCGTTTACCACGCCACTGCTGCCGCTGGTTTCAACAGTCTGCCGCTGCTCAGTCGTGAGCTGGGGCTGATCAGTTTCGAAAAACGCTACCTGGAGCAAGTCCGCAAGGTTTGGATGGGCGAGCAGCTCGGCCCCGTGCCTGTTGCTGAGCTCGCCGCGCCTTCCGAGCGCACTCCAGAAGTTGGCAACAAGGCCTTAGCCGAACTGCGCGCACGCCGCGCCGGAGCATCCGCATGAGTGCATTGAAAACCCAAGTCGCTGGCGGTCATTACAAATCGCTGAAGATCCAGCCGATTGAATACATCCATGCGAACAGCATCCCGTTCGCCGAAGGCAGCGTCATCAAGTACGTGACGCGGTGGCGTGACAAGGGCGGGATCGCTGATCTGGAAAAAGCGAAGCATTTCCTCGAACTGCTAATCGAGCTGGAGAAGGCGAGGGCTCCGGAATGAAGGTGACTTCCAAGAAGCTGCGCGCCTCGGCCAACGGCCAAGACTGCACGGTTCGCCTGCCGGGCATCTGCAACCACAACCTGGCTACGACCGTGCTCGCCCATTTGCCGTGCGGACAAAAGGGCATGGGCATGAAGGGCTTCGACACCGTGGCGGTTTACGCGTGCAGCGCCTGCCATGACGTCCTCGACGGCCGCGCCGCCGGCCACATCGATTGGCAGGATATGCCGCGCGCCATCGCCGAAACACACGAGGCCCTGATCCGGGCCGGAATACTGACCGTGAAGGGGGCTGCATGATCGATCCAACCAGCTTGCTCGTCCTGATGATCCTCGCCAGTGGCGGGCTTCTTGAACTCTGTCGTCACCTTGATCGCCGGTACCGGAAAGCACGGGGTGACCGTAAATGAAGCCGGCCGCCATGAAGTTGTTTAAGGCTAAACCCGTGCGCGCCAAGCGCATCGACCGTGAAGGCCTCGAGCAGGCCGCGCTGATAACCGAGCTGCACATTCGCATGCCCGAAGTCGCTGACCTGATTTACCACGTCCCAAACGGTGGCCACCGGCTTAAGAAAGTAGCGGCTGAGTTGAAAGAGCAGGGCGTGGTCGCCGGCGTTCCAGACCTGGTACTGACCATGGCTCGCGGCGGTTATTTCGGCCTGTATATCGAGTTCAAGGCGACACCACCAAATGCCGCTGCCGTCTCGGACAGCCAGCACAAATGGATTCGCAAGCTGAACGATCAGGGCTATCTCGCGGTAGTGTGCCGTGGCCACTTCGACGCGATGGAGCAGATCCGCGCCTACCTGCGACTCGCACCTACCGTGGTGGCCGCATGACAATGACCGTGGCTTTCTCCGATGCCGAGATTCGTCGTCGTGCCGATGATCCCTCTGCCGTGTTGATGCGTGACCCACGGCACCCGGGGCTCTACTTCCGTTTCACCGAGGCTCGTCCGCGCGGAACATGGAGCCTCGTGGTGCGCAAGAAGTGGAACCGGATCGGTTCCTATCCCGATCTGTCGGCGAAGGCCGTGCTGGCCGCGCTGCCCGATCTGCGCATGCGGCTGGGTACGGATCCGGAAGCGGGTGCGGCCGTGTCGCCCTGGGCAACGTTGGGCGAGTTGCTGAAGTGGTACGCCGACCGTATGAGCCGCGATCGCAACCTCTCCGATAAGCGCAAAGCAACTGGTAAGTCAGCGATTGCCTGCCACCTGATACCGCGTGTGGGTGATCTGCCGCTCGCCGATGTCCGCCACGGCACCCTCGACACCCAGCTGATGTGGCCGCTTCAGGAGACATTGTCGCTGGAGTTTGTGCGGCTGATCTTCGGCCTGCTGGTGGTCGCGTGCCGTCAGGCTCACACGCTGGGCCTGATACCGACCAACCCGATGACAGGCATCAAGTTCAGCGACTTCTCCAAGACCAAGATCAAAGCCAAGCCGGCGCGCCTTCGTGGTGTGCAGATCGAGGCGCTGCTGAGCCAGTTGCATGACCTTTTCGAGTCCGATCCACAGCCGGCCATGCTCGCGCTGATGATGATCTGCCACGGCACGCGCATCGGTGAAACCCGCAAAGCACAGTGGTCGCACATCAGCCTGTCCGAGCGCACCTGGTATCTGCCGGTGGGCAATACCAAGACCCGGGTTGAACACTCGCTCCCACTGACCGATCAAGTCTGCACCCTTCTAATCCGGTTAATCCGGTACCGCGCGGCGCAACAGGCGAGCCATTACGACGGCGATTGCCTGTTTCGCTCCCGCAGTGGAAAGGGCATGAGCGAAGGCCAGGCCAGTGCCGTGTTCACCGGGTTGGGGCAGGGCGAGTGGAGCAGTCACGACCTGCGCAAGTTAGCCCGCACCGGCTGGGCAGACCTCGGCATCGACTTCCTGATTGGCGAGATGCTGATCAACCACGCCATGGGCCACAACGTGCAGGCCTACATCCATACCACCGTCGAAGAGCGCAAGCGTGCTGCCCTCGAACTGTGGCACGACCATTTAGACGGCAAGGGTTTTTCCCTGATTCACGGGTTGGAGGACGGTAGAAACGAAAATTCGGGGAAACCGCTGAAAGCCACGGAACATAAGGCCTGCGAGGCCATTCACGAATCAACCATAGGCGAGGTTTAAAAATGGATAAAAGGACTCACGGCCCTGCCTTTGTGCGCTGCCAGATCCCGCTCACCGACTGCCCATCGTGTGCCGGGAAGGGAGTCATCCAAGGCGTGTTTCACCAACTCGACTGCATCGGTTGCCACGCCTCAGGCCAGGTACACGCCGTCACCCGGGAGCCGTTGCCGGTGGAAGACTTGGTGGTGCAATTGGGCATGCAGCTGCGCCGGGAGCGTCACCTTGCAACCCAGGCACCAGCGGCGAATGGCACCGTCGAGCAGTACCAGCAGAACAACAGTCGCGGCGCCGGCCGCTCGTCTTTCAAGGGGGATTGATTCATGGCGAGAACAAAAAGCTTCACCGAACGCACTGCAGAGGATCTGTTGGAGCATTGGGGCCGTTGGGTGGTGCTGGGCTCTGGCGTGTCCTGCTGCGCATCCCGCGAGAACACCCTGCACACACCGATGATCACCGACGACGATGCGTTGATGATTGATGGCTTGATGGGTCGCCTGCTCAAGCGTTATCCAGAGTGCGGCAACGTATTGATGAAGTACTACACCGCTCGGGACAAAGCGCTGGTTGATGTCGGTAAGAAACTGGGCTTTGGTGAGGAGAAGACCCGGCAGCTCTGGAAGGCTGGCATTGCTTGGGTCGATGGAGCGCTAGATTTTCGTCGTGAGGCCGCTTAGCGCTATACCGGTGATCGTAGTGGCATTTTGATAGATGTGGGTTCAAAATACTGCCTCATTTGATCGCCATGGAGAGCGAAATGAACGAAGCAGTAGCGGTGGCGGCACCACACAAGCGGCAAGTTGGATTTCTTCTGGGGCTTGGGATTCTATTTTTCCCCTTGTTGTTTGGCTGGATGCTGTTGAGGAAGGGGCATTCAATCCTCTCGCGCATCGTCGGCTTCACCTGGATGGCCTTGTGCCTTGTATCCTTGATTGGCATGGGATCGATTTCTAAAAACAGCTACGACAGCTACAAGGAGAGGGCGGCACAATCTAGTTCGTCAGGCGCGCCACCTAAACAGCAAGCCCAGGCAGAACCGATTAAGGCTTACACGTCGGCGAAGGTTTCCCAGGATTATGAAGACAACACTATTGCGGCTGACCTGCAGTACAAGGGTAAGCGGGTCAAGGTGACTGGGCGAATCACCGATATCAATACTGACTTCCTTGGGAATCCGTACCTCGTACTTGCGGGCACCAACCAGTTTATGGGGCCGCAGTTCAAATTTGATAAATCCGACATGTCCTCTCTTGCAGCGCTCAAGAAAGGTGCACAGATTTCGGTCGTCTGTACGGGCAAAGGGGATGTGGTCAAAACGCCGATGTTTGAAGATTGCGAAGTCTCCAAATAACTCGTTGACACCCCCGGTCCCGATCTATAGATTTCACATTACTTTGCGGTTTTTCCGCGAGCAAAGCCCAACCATCGAGTTGGGCTTTTTGCTTTCTACAGTTCACAGAGCCTCGGCATTTGCCGGGGCTTTTTCGTTTTCGGCGCCACCACACCCATTGCTCCGAGCTGGGAGTGCTGCTGGGGCCGGATCTATTCGCTCCCCGAAAGGGAGGATGCCGAGATGCCAAACATGCCAGACAAACCAGACACCTGGCTGCTCGTTCTCGCGTGGCTTAGCCAGCATGCGCCTACGATCTACGCCGGTGCGTTGTCATTCGTTGTGGCTGCACTGCGGATCATCTACGGCGGCGGCACCCAGCGTCAGGCACTGCTTGAAGCATCGCTCTGCACGCTGATCACCATTGGCCTAATACCGTTGCTTGAGTACTTCGGCCTACCTCAGAACTTCGCCACTGCTGCCGGTGTGTTCATTGGCTTCCTCGGCGTCAAGAAGATCGCTGACCTTGCTGACCGCTTCGCCGACTTCAAGCTGCCAAAGCGCAACACCGATCTATAGAGGTGTCGTGTGATAAAGATCGATGCCCGAACCAATGTAGAAGAGCTATCCAAGGCTCTGCGCACTGTTGGTACACCAAGCTGTTGATGGCGAACATCGGTTACAAGATTCAGCACAAGCGCCGCAACGTGATGATGTGGAGCCCGACTGATCCTGACGCCGAGGACATCAGTAAAAGCCACGTCAGCGGGATGATCCGAGACGTACCAGTGTTGGGCGACCTCGCTCCGTGGTTCGGACGTAAGCACAGCGACAACACCCTCGACCAGAAGATATTCGCGAACCGGCGGACGCTCTGGATCCGGGGCGGCAAAGCCTCCCGAAACTACCGTGAGAAATCCGCCGACGAGGTGATCTACGACGAGCTCTCGAACTTTGACGAAAGCGTCGAAGGCGAGGGGTCACCGATCACCCTGGGCGACAAGCGACTCAACGGCGCGATCTACCCGAAGTCAATTCGCGGCTCAACGCCGAAACGAGTTGGCTCCTGCCAGATCACCAAGGCTGTCGAAGAGTCACCCTACCTGCTCAAGTTTCACATCAACTGCCCGCACTGCCGGCAGGAACAGACGCTGAAGTGGGGCGGCAAGGATTGCGAGTTCGGCCTGAAGTGGGAAAAGAACGCCCTCGGTGAGGCAGAGAGAGCCTGGTACAGGTGGAGTTGCTGAAGGACGAGCTACGCGACGGCCTTGAACACATGCAGAACTATGGCTTCACCAGTCACCCGCTGGGTGGTGATGTCGCGGTGGCCTTCCTTGGAGGTAATCGCGAGCAAGGGATTGTGCTGGTGGTCGATGACCGCCGGTACCGAATCCCCCTGCTGGCTGGTGAGGTCGCCATCTATGACGACCTGGGCAACAAGATCGAGTTGTTGCGAGAGATGGTGAAGGTCACCGCCGTTCAGCATCTCGAAGCCCAAGCACCGACGATCAAACTCATCGGCGATCTTGAGGTGATCGGCAACGTCAAAACCACCGGCACCATCACGAACAACGGAAAGAACATTGGCAGCACTCACCAGCACAACGGCGTTACCGCTGGTAGTGGAAACTCAGGAGTGCCTATCTGATGGCCGATGCCGCAATGGTAATGACCGAAAGCGGTGGGGAGTTGCTCCTGTCGGGCTTCGACCTGGCGCGCGACGACGGCCTCGAAACTGCTGTGATCATCAGCCTGTTCACCGATCGCAGGGCCAGCCCTGAGCAGATCCCCGTCGAGTTGCCGCAGGACGACCTGCGCGGCTACTGGGGGGACATCGCAAACGCCACGCCATCGGACCAAACCGGTTCGCTGTTGTGGCTGCTCGCCCGCGAAAAGCAACTTCCGCAAGTCCTTGGCCGGGCCCAGCAATATTGCCGGGAAGCCTTGGCCTGGATGGTAGAGGACCTGGTCGCCACGCGCGTCGAGGTCACCGCCGAGTTTGTAGCCAGGGGCTGGATGTTGATCCTCGTCGATATCTACCGGCCGACCGGCTCGCCGGTTCGCTATCAATACAACTACGAATGGGCGGCTCAAGCCGCGAAGAGGGCTGCCTGATGCCATTTGCTCGACCAACACTGACCGAGTTAATCGAACGAGTGATCACCGACATCAGCAGCCGTGTCACCGGTGTTGATAGTGCGGTGCTTCGCCGATCGCTGCTCGGGATTGTCGGCCAGTCAGAGGCTGGCGCGGTCCACATGCTGTACGGCTACCTGGACTGGATTGCCAAACAATCGATTATCGACACTGCCGAAAAGGAATACCTCGAGCGCTGGGCGGCAATTTGGAAAGTCACTCGAAAAACCGCTGGATTTGCCAGCGGTCAGGTGGCGCTCGCCGGCACTGCTGGAGCCGTGGTGGTCAACGGAACGATATTGCAGAGACAGGACGGTGTTCAGTACAAAACCCAAGGCGACGCCGTATTCAGTTCCGGTCCGCTCATCATTCCGGCTCTGGCGGTTGAGGCGGGGGAGGCTGGCAACTTTGATGCGGGCCTGCCCATTTTCCTGCTTTCGCCGATCGCTGGCGTTCAGTCCACAGGCACCACGGCGACCAAGCTTGAAAACGGGGTCGACGTCGAAACTGACGAACGTCTTCTCGCGCGCTTGCTTGCCCGAATCCAACAGCCTCCCCATGGCGGCGCTTCGTTTGATTATGAGCAATGGGCTCTCGAAGTTGCGGGCGTCACCAGGGTTTGGGTGTACCCGATCCAGATGGGGCCTGGCACCGTCACAGTCCTTTTCGTCTGCGATGAAGAGGTCAGCATCATCCCAAGTCCTGCGAAGGTCGCCGAGGTGCAGGCCTATATCGATGCCAGAGCTCCGGTGACAGCTGAAGTCTTCGTAGCGGCCCCCGTCGCCGATCCGTTGAACATGAATATCAAGCTGACACCGAACACCACGGTCGTTCAGAGCGCGGTTCGCGCGGAGCTTGCAGATCTTATTGATCGGGATTCCGCGCCGGGTGGAACGATCTTCATCAGCCGGCTGCGTGAAGCCGTGTCCTTGGCTGCTGGGGAGAGCAATAACCAAATCGTCTCGCCAACAGCGGACGTCGCGCACGCTGCCGGGCACATGGCCACGCTCGGGACACCCACCTTTTCCAGCCTGTAGGAGGCGCAATGCCAACAGCCGCTGAATACAGGGAGCAGCTCAAAGCGCTGCTGCCGCCTGGCCAGGCATTTCCACGAGACCCCGGCACCACGCTCCATGACTTACTCGACGGAATGTCAATTGAGCTCTCGCGGCTGGATGGCCGCGCCGGCGTGATGCCCCGGGAGGCAAACCCAGGCACTACGGCAGAACTACTGCCCGATTGGGAGAGGGTCGCCGGGCTTCCCGACAAGTGCTCCGGATTGCTAGAGCAAACCCTTCAGGGGCGCCGCAGCGCATTGCTGGCGAAGCTCACCAGCACCGGTGGGCAATCCGCCGCCTATTTTATCGAGGTAGCTGCAGCACTGGGATACACGGTAACGATCGAGACGTTCAAACCATTCAGGGTTGGACGCTCGACCGTAGGCGACTCACTGCCCAATGGGCCTTGGGCTTTCACCTGGTTAGTCAGGGCTCCAGAAGTATCTGTTACTAGCTTTCGCGTCGGCCAGTCGGCGGTTGGTGAGCGGCTTCGCATATGGGGTAACGACACCCTCGAATGTAAATTAAATCAGTTGAAGCCCGCGCACACGATCGCGATCTTCGCTTACGGAGAATGACGAATGCACAGAATTGACGGTCCGGGAGCAACGGTAGACAACAAGTTTACAGACGGAGATCCGGTAGGCGGCATTCAGCCAACGGTTGTTACTGATGAATGGATGAACGATGTTCAGGAAAACATCATGGCGGTGCTGGTGGCGGCCGGCGTATCGCCAACAAAGGGGCGTGCCGCTGACCTGCTCGATTCACTTAAAAAAGTCCCCACTGGCCGACTTATTAATATTCGGCTGTTCACCGCTTCAGGCACGTACACGCCAACATCCGGCACTAACTCAATTGTGGTTGAAGTCTGTGGCGGTGGCGGTGGTGGTGGCGGTGGCAGCAATTCCAATACTCCTAGTCCAGGCTTTGCATCTACGGGAACTGGAGGTAGTGCTGGCGCCTCAGCGAAGGGGATGTTCACTAGTGCGTTTACGGGACTGCCGATCACTGTTGGCGCAGGAGGATCCGGAGGGATTTCAACTGGCCTCGGTGCCAATGGAAGCAATGGAGGATCGAGTAGCCTAGGCGGATTGATTTCTGCGGGTGGCGGTGCGGGAGGCCCTGGGGGCATTGTAATCAGCTCTTTCCCAACAGCTAGCTCAGAGCAGTCCTCGGTCGCCGTCGGTGTTGGTGGAACAATCTATAACGGTGCAGGCGCGATAGGGGATAAAGGAACGCTCTATGCGGCAAACAACTTGTCGACCGGCAAGGGGGCCTCGTCGGCTTTTGGAGCTGGGGGGTACTCAAAAGCTTTGGCTGCTGGTGCTGGCCAGCAAGCTGGCGCCAATGCCACTGGCTTTGGCGCCGGGGGTGGTGGTGCTGGATCCGTGACAGGTGGCAATAATACAACTGGCGGCAACGGTGCATCTGGATTTGTTATTATATGGGAATACAGCTGATGAAGAAGTTTGCGCGGATTCAAGGCGTCTTGGTAGTAGAGCTAATCTCAATTGAGGAGGAACAAGATATAACCGATTTTTTCCATCCATCCATGATTTGGATTGATGTGAGCGACGTTGAAGGTATAAGGTAAGCGCTCCATGAACCCCACATTCAAAGCGCTTAGTTGATCCCGGATGCTTTGCTCCCGATTCCCTCAGGAGCCAGCCCGCCATGATGCGACCCGATGCCAAAGTCGAAAAAGTCTATCTCTACCCCAAACCCGTGGACTTTCGAAAATCCATTGATGGCCTTGCCGCGCTGGTCGAACTGGATATCAAAGTCGCTGTATTCGACCCTGTGCTTTTCGTCTTCCTCAACAAGCCACGCAACCGCGTGAAGATTTTGTATTGGGAACGCAACGGCTTCTGCCTTTGGCTCAAGCGCCTCGAATCCGAACGATTTAAAACATCGCCCGATGCCAACGATGAAGCGATCATCCTGACTGTCCAGGAACTGAACTGGCTACTTGATGGTTTTGATCTGTGGCGCAACCGTCCTCATCAGGTTTTGACGCCTCGATACGTGGCCTGATTCGGTATAATCCAGGGCATGATTTCCATGCCCGAAAACCTCCCCGATGATCCTGAATTGCTCAAGCAGATGCTTGCGAAGATGC
It encodes the following:
- a CDS encoding phage holin, lambda family, producing the protein MPNMPDKPDTWLLVLAWLSQHAPTIYAGALSFVVAALRIIYGGGTQRQALLEASLCTLITIGLIPLLEYFGLPQNFATAAGVFIGFLGVKKIADLADRFADFKLPKRNTDL
- a CDS encoding phage regulatory protein/antirepressor Ant, with protein sequence MSSREIAELTGSTHDNVLKTVRALAAKGVVSSNDTPYVHPQNGQVYREFLLSQRDTLVVVSGYSVELRARIIDRWQELEAQVGHFQIPATYAEALQAAADQAKDNQSLRLVILDQAPKVAAIKRLAAAGGAICITDAAKHLQVQPSKLFAWMERHRWIFRRTGSGRWTAYQPRITSGYMVHKVTSLKADPETGAERAAFDPLVTPKGLARLAEFNIGASL
- a CDS encoding phage GP46 family protein — protein: MADAAMVMTESGGELLLSGFDLARDDGLETAVIISLFTDRRASPEQIPVELPQDDLRGYWGDIANATPSDQTGSLLWLLAREKQLPQVLGRAQQYCREALAWMVEDLVATRVEVTAEFVARGWMLILVDIYRPTGSPVRYQYNYEWAAQAAKRAA
- a CDS encoding baseplate J/gp47 family protein: MPFARPTLTELIERVITDISSRVTGVDSAVLRRSLLGIVGQSEAGAVHMLYGYLDWIAKQSIIDTAEKEYLERWAAIWKVTRKTAGFASGQVALAGTAGAVVVNGTILQRQDGVQYKTQGDAVFSSGPLIIPALAVEAGEAGNFDAGLPIFLLSPIAGVQSTGTTATKLENGVDVETDERLLARLLARIQQPPHGGASFDYEQWALEVAGVTRVWVYPIQMGPGTVTVLFVCDEEVSIIPSPAKVAEVQAYIDARAPVTAEVFVAAPVADPLNMNIKLTPNTTVVQSAVRAELADLIDRDSAPGGTIFISRLREAVSLAAGESNNQIVSPTADVAHAAGHMATLGTPTFSSL
- a CDS encoding replication protein P, with the translated sequence MKTVSTVAAQAVNKARHGEFIDATTDVSVQSQRDQAHETGKVINQLFRQLRSIRTAWRQAWPDAKAYKESKATWLQAFIENGICTQEQIDIGLIRCRAEPSDFIPSVGKFIQGCVPTPEMLNPPLPSVETAYKQALRNCHPTMHGVAKWFHPAVYHATAAAGFNSLPLLSRELGLISFEKRYLEQVRKVWMGEQLGPVPVAELAAPSERTPEVGNKALAELRARRAGASA
- a CDS encoding YmfQ family protein, which gives rise to MPTAAEYREQLKALLPPGQAFPRDPGTTLHDLLDGMSIELSRLDGRAGVMPREANPGTTAELLPDWERVAGLPDKCSGLLEQTLQGRRSALLAKLTSTGGQSAAYFIEVAAALGYTVTIETFKPFRVGRSTVGDSLPNGPWAFTWLVRAPEVSVTSFRVGQSAVGERLRIWGNDTLECKLNQLKPAHTIAIFAYGE
- a CDS encoding nuclease domain-containing protein, whose product is MKVTSKKLRASANGQDCTVRLPGICNHNLATTVLAHLPCGQKGMGMKGFDTVAVYACSACHDVLDGRAAGHIDWQDMPRAIAETHEALIRAGILTVKGAA
- a CDS encoding site-specific integrase codes for the protein MTMTVAFSDAEIRRRADDPSAVLMRDPRHPGLYFRFTEARPRGTWSLVVRKKWNRIGSYPDLSAKAVLAALPDLRMRLGTDPEAGAAVSPWATLGELLKWYADRMSRDRNLSDKRKATGKSAIACHLIPRVGDLPLADVRHGTLDTQLMWPLQETLSLEFVRLIFGLLVVACRQAHTLGLIPTNPMTGIKFSDFSKTKIKAKPARLRGVQIEALLSQLHDLFESDPQPAMLALMMICHGTRIGETRKAQWSHISLSERTWYLPVGNTKTRVEHSLPLTDQVCTLLIRLIRYRAAQQASHYDGDCLFRSRSGKGMSEGQASAVFTGLGQGEWSSHDLRKLARTGWADLGIDFLIGEMLINHAMGHNVQAYIHTTVEERKRAALELWHDHLDGKGFSLIHGLEDGRNENSGKPLKATEHKACEAIHESTIGEV
- a CDS encoding helix-turn-helix domain-containing protein, whose protein sequence is MSWALSLPVQSLKDSSARHVLLCLANYAGSNGAGAFPSASTLAQDTGLSERTVRYKLDDLERSGLIQKGNQAIAAVHIDRHDRRPVVYDLQLSRGANPAPRTKRGADDVTGCNSQQNGVQPGTERGAAAAPNTSINHQGTKQQQRQPIVDVIAEQDQAAIEALDDRQRFAMFAAWTPSEKALADQLAIARLPADVITDQLLETFMGFYVARPASVHSAAGWCFELVKWAKRDKTRTAGAAAQTDEFDDTNTEWMNGGAQ
- a CDS encoding phage baseplate assembly protein, which translates into the protein MELLKDELRDGLEHMQNYGFTSHPLGGDVAVAFLGGNREQGIVLVVDDRRYRIPLLAGEVAIYDDLGNKIELLREMVKVTAVQHLEAQAPTIKLIGDLEVIGNVKTTGTITNNGKNIGSTHQHNGVTAGSGNSGVPI
- a CDS encoding VRR-NUC domain-containing protein; this encodes MKPAAMKLFKAKPVRAKRIDREGLEQAALITELHIRMPEVADLIYHVPNGGHRLKKVAAELKEQGVVAGVPDLVLTMARGGYFGLYIEFKATPPNAAAVSDSQHKWIRKLNDQGYLAVVCRGHFDAMEQIRAYLRLAPTVVAA
- a CDS encoding DUF3310 domain-containing protein, which gives rise to MSALKTQVAGGHYKSLKIQPIEYIHANSIPFAEGSVIKYVTRWRDKGGIADLEKAKHFLELLIELEKARAPE
- a CDS encoding antiterminator Q family protein, with the protein product MARTKSFTERTAEDLLEHWGRWVVLGSGVSCCASRENTLHTPMITDDDALMIDGLMGRLLKRYPECGNVLMKYYTARDKALVDVGKKLGFGEEKTRQLWKAGIAWVDGALDFRREAA
- the tnpB gene encoding IS66 family insertion sequence element accessory protein TnpB (TnpB, as the term is used for proteins encoded by IS66 family insertion elements, is considered an accessory protein, since TnpC, encoded by a neighboring gene, is a DDE family transposase.), with the protein product MMRPDAKVEKVYLYPKPVDFRKSIDGLAALVELDIKVAVFDPVLFVFLNKPRNRVKILYWERNGFCLWLKRLESERFKTSPDANDEAIILTVQELNWLLDGFDLWRNRPHQVLTPRYVA
- a CDS encoding OB-fold putative lipoprotein; the protein is MNEAVAVAAPHKRQVGFLLGLGILFFPLLFGWMLLRKGHSILSRIVGFTWMALCLVSLIGMGSISKNSYDSYKERAAQSSSSGAPPKQQAQAEPIKAYTSAKVSQDYEDNTIAADLQYKGKRVKVTGRITDINTDFLGNPYLVLAGTNQFMGPQFKFDKSDMSSLAALKKGAQISVVCTGKGDVVKTPMFEDCEVSK